TTTCTACACGCTTTGCTAAAGGTCTAAACTCTTCTTCCACAAACTTGTCAAATTTTTGTGGCAGTTTTAGAAGCTCTTCTGTAAGGAGAAGGGAAAGTAGTTGTTCCGCCCAGTCAGGATGTTCCCTAAGTGCCTGAAGAATATCGTAAAAGCTCCTTATAATGTATTCCTTTTGCTTTTCTTCCACAGCCATACCATAGAATATTCTAAACCTTTTCTCTTCTTAGGCAACGAGTTCCGCAAGGGTTAAAATTCTCTCTTGCGTTTTGTCTCTTCTGTATGAAGGTAAGCTATGGTGGCATATGGTGCATACGCCATACTGGAAAATCCGTCCTATTCCGCCTTTTTTTAGCCTTAGGATGGTCTCTGACTGGGTGTCCATGTAGTGCCTTCCCTTTTTGTAGTGTAGGCTCACAAAGTAATTTTTGAACTCTTCACCCACCTCATAACAGCAGGCTCTCGCAGAGGGTCCCACAAAGGCGAGGAAGTTTTCAAGTCTTTCAAGGCTTGAGAGTATTTCAAGGGTTTTTTCTATTATGCCTTCCCTTAGACCTCTCCAGCCTGCATGCACCACCGCCACAGTTTTTTCTCCAAGAAAGGCAACAGGCACGCAGTCCGCAGTCCTAATACCTATCTTTAGCCCGGGGGTTTGGGTTATTATGCCATCTCCTTCCAAACCTTCAACTGCCTCTGAGAGCAGATAGACCCTCGCAGAATGCACCTGTTTAAGAGTTAGCACATCGCTGTCCTCTTGCCACCTTTTTATGGCAAGCCTTGCCCTTCCTTTTTGTAAGGAAAATATTAGAGCTTCTTTGCCTTCTCTGAGGTCCTTCGCACGCATTCCATTATTATGCCCTTAAATCCTCTCTCTTCAAGCACCTTTATGCCCTCTATGGT
This window of the Aquificaceae bacterium genome carries:
- the pgeF gene encoding peptidoglycan editing factor PgeF, which codes for MRAKDLREGKEALIFSLQKGRARLAIKRWQEDSDVLTLKQVHSARVYLLSEAVEGLEGDGIITQTPGLKIGIRTADCVPVAFLGEKTVAVVHAGWRGLREGIIEKTLEILSSLERLENFLAFVGPSARACCYEVGEEFKNYFVSLHYKKGRHYMDTQSETILRLKKGGIGRIFQYGVCTICHHSLPSYRRDKTQERILTLAELVA